The genomic interval ACAAGTTGCACATGTTTTGTAGGTAACACCTGGTGCTTGCTTCTTGCGTTTTACTTTTATTTTTTTCTCCACGCCATTTGCGATTTCTTCTAAAGTGAGCTTTACACGTATACGTAGATTACTTCCCTTAGCACGACGCTGACCACCGCCACCGCCAAAACCACCTCCAAAACCAGAGAAGCCTCCGCCACCACCGAAAATATCACCAAACTGACTAAAGATGTCATCCATGTTCATCCCGCCGCCGCCGAAACCGCCGCCACCTTCAAATGCTTGATGTCCATACTGGTCGTAACGTGCACGTTTTTGATCATCGCTTAAAACTTCGTAAGCCTCTGCGGCTTTTTTAAAATTTGCTTCTGCGACACTGTCACCAGGGTTTTTATCTGGATGGTATTGTACTGCTTTTTTTCGGTATGCCTTTTTAATCTCGGCTGCAGTTGCACCCTTTGAAATACCTAAAATATCGTAAAAATCTTCTTTCATAATAATTGCTCAGTATTACTGAACTTTATTTACTCATTACGAGTATAACGTATTCTACATACGCAATACTACTGTACTTTATTTGCCTGTTACCACTTTAGGGAAACGAATAATTTTTTCTCCTAGCTTGTAACCCTTTTCTACTACATCAACAATCTTCCCTACTAATTTCTTATTAGGCGCAGGGATCTGAGTAATTGCCTCATGTTGATCTGCATCAAAAGCGTCTCCCGCCTTTACTTCCACCTCTTCAAGTCCTTTAGACTTAAGCGTTTCTTTAAGCTTATTACTTATTAAAACCATTCCTTTAACATGCACATCGTCTTTATCATCGCTAAAGTCTTTTAATGCACGATCAAAATCATCGACAACGGGAAGCATAGATTGTATGACCTCTTGTCCTGCTGTTTTATATAACTCAATACGCTCCTTTGTTGTACGGCGTTTGTAATTTTCAAACTCGGCAAAAAGACGAAGAAATTTATCCTTCTCCTTTTCCAGCTCATCTTGAGCAATTTCAAGCTCACTACGCTCTTCTTGCACCTCTTTTGTTGTGTCTTCTTGTGTAGTTTTTGAAGTATCTTCTGCTTCGTGAACAAACTGCTCTTGTGCAGCTTCATCTACGGTGTTGTCTTGTGTTTTATCTTCTGTTGCCATATTGGTCTTGTATTCATTTTTCAATCAGTTGGCAAAAGTACTGCCATTTACTGTAAAATGTCAAAATGTCACAGGATTTCTGCCTAATAGATACCTATTATTAGCGTAAAGTAGGATAGCGCAAATAAGGAGTATGTTACTGACTAAGAAGCATTATTTTTGCAGGAGTTACGCTTTCGCGAAAGCGTACATCATTTAACCACTACAGGCAACGCCCCAAACTTAAAGTAATGAATTATCTATCTGTCGAGCAAGTTTCAAAATCATTTGGAGAGCGTGTGCTTTTTAAAAATATTTCCTTTGGGATCAATAAAGATCAAAAAATAGGTTTTGTAGCAAAAAACGGTTCTGGAAAAACCTCGTTACTTAATATTATTGCTGGCCTGGAAGCTCCAGATGATGGTCAAGTGGTAAGCAGAAAAGGAATAACCATTTCATTTTTACCACAAGAACCAGACCTCGATCCTACACTATCTGTAGAGGAAACCATCTTTGCAGGAGACAACCCAATTCTCAAAACGATTGCAAATTATGAGAAGGCATTGCTTCATATGGAAGATGCAGATGCATACCAAAAAGCCTTTGATGCGATGGAGGCTGCTCAAGCTTGGGATTTTGAAACAAAATATAAACAAATCCTTTTCAAGCTTAAGTTAGATGATATGGATCGTAAAGTAGAACTACTAAGTGGAGGGCAAAAAAAACGTCTTGCGCTTGCACAAATGATGCTCACTAATCCAGATCTTGCCATTCTAGATGAGCCCACTAACCACTTAGACCTTGAGATGATTGAGTGGCTGGAAGATTACTTTCGCACGGAGAACATCACACTTTTTATGGTCACTCACGATCGTTATTTTCTAGAAAATGTATGTAACGAAATTGTAGAGCTAGAAGATGGGGTTCTTTATAACTACAAAGGGAATTATGCGTATTACTTAGAAAATAAAGAAGCTCGCATCGCTACGTTTGAGACTGAAACGGGTAAAGCAAAGCAACTTTACAAAAAAGAATTAGAATGGATGCGTCGCCAGCCTAAAGCACGTACCACAAAATCTAAGTCTCGCATAGATGATTTTGCAGAGATTAAAGATAGAGCACATAAACGACGTAATGACAATACAGTTGAGCTTGAGATCAATATGGAACGCATGGGAAGTAAAATTCTAGAGTTCCATAAAATAAGTAAATCTTACGGTGATTTACAGCTTTTAAATCAGTTTGAATATGTATTTAAAACTGGTGAACGCATTGGTATTATAGGTAAAAATGGCACTGGAAAAACCACCTTTTTAAATATAATGACTGGAGCAATAGCTCCAGATGCTGGAAAAGTAGTTGTAGGAGAAACTATAAAGTTTGGCTATTACACTCAGAAAGGGATTACTATAAAGGAAGGCCAGAAAGTCATTGATGTGATTAAAGAATTTGGTGATCATATTCCTTTAAAAAAGGGACGCACTATCTCTGCTGGACAATTATTAGAGCGTTTCCTGTTTGACCGTAAAAAGCAATATGATTATGTAGAAAAACTAAGCGGTGGGGAGCGTAAACGCTTGTATCTCTGCACTATTTTTATACAAAACCCTAACTTTTTAATACTTGATGAACCTACAAATGATCTAGACGTGGTCACTCTTAATGTGCTAGAACAATTTTTATTAGATTTTCCTGGTTGCTTAGTGGTAGTGTCTCACGATCGCTACTTTATGGATAAAATTGTAGACCACCTATTTGTATTTAAGGGAGATGCTGTGGTTGAAGATTTTCCTGGAAATTACAGTGACTTTAGAGCCTATGAAGGAAATCTTGATTTCGCAAAAAGTGGAGAAAATAAAGTTGCTACTGCAATTTTAAATAACACTACAAAAAAAGAAGATCAGCAAGAAGTGACCGTTGCAAAAAATTGGAAAGAAAAACAGCATGCAGGAGCACTTACTTATAATGAACAAAAAGAACACGTAAAACTAGAAAGAGAGATCGCAAAACTAGAACGTGAAAAAGAAGATAAACAAAAAGACTTTTTAAATCCTGATCTCACTCAAGACCAGATCACTGAAAAAAGTATCAAACTTCAAAAAATCATTGATGCCATAGAAGAAAAGGAAGAACGTTGGTTTGAATTGAGCGCAAAAGCAGAAGGTTAAAAATAATTTAGCACACCGTGATAAGAGATTTACATACCGTCATCGCATACTTAAAATGGCTACCTAAGACCTTCCATCTTCATGGCATACACAGCCCATTTATTTTTAATCTTGAAAAAAAGGTGTTACGGGGTATCTCAAAAGATTCTATAAAGAGCGAACTACTATCTTACCAAAAGAGTCTTTTAAATAATAATAAAACTATTACGGTAAGAGACTACGGTTATGGTTCTAGAGTTTTTAATTCTGAGAAGCGTGCTGTTAGAAGGATTGTAAAAGTGGCAGGTGCCACTCAAAAGCGACGACTTCTTTTACAACGCTTAGTTCACCATTTTAGACCTAGTGAAACTTTAGAACTAGGTACCTCACTAGGTCTCGCTACAACGGCCTTAGCTATAGAAAACAAGAGTATCGTAACTAGTATAGAAGGTTGTAGAGAAACCGCTGCAGAGGCTCAAAAAAATATACGTACGGGGCCTTATCAAAATGTTACAATCATTTGTGACACTTTTGAAAACGGAATTAAAAGTTTAAATCACAAGACCTTTGACCTTATTTACTTTGATGGAAATCATTCTAAGAAAGCCACGCTAGCTTATTTTCAAAAATTATTACCTACGGTCAATAAGAAGACTGTGTGGATATTTGACGACATACACTGGTCACCAGGTATGACACAAGCGTGGGAAGAAATAAAAGGAAACAAAAATGTTACTGCTACAGTTGATTGTTTTTGGTTTGGAATGGTGTTTTTTAGACCAGAACAAGCAAAAGAAGACTTTTATATCAGATTGTAACAGAATTTACCAAAGCGTAACTAAGCTTTATGATGAAAAACAACCAAAATACACTACCAGATTAATTCTTTTCTTGGAAATATGCTTTCGCAAAAGCGTACAACACACTATTCTATAATTCTTATTTTTTCTTGTCTACCTGAAACATACCTAAAGCCTTGCTCACCCCAAAAACCAGCTTCTTCCAGCATAATCCGGATGTCTTTTTTCCATTCTGGAATATTAACAGTAGTATTTAATTCTATCGCATAAGCAGTATTCTCAAAGAGTGGATAATCTCCTGTTCCAGGAACACCATCTTGTGAATCCCACATCCCAATAGTGGACCCTGCTGCATGCCCATACAATCCAAGAGGGTGCGTGTAAATAGAAGGTACTAATCCTTCTGAGCGACCTTCTTTAAGAGATTTTAGTAAGATCTCATTCCCTGTGTTCCCTGTCTTAAAATTACTCGTTAAAATATCTTGTACACGATTTCCTTTTTTAAATGCCGCCTCTAAAAAATCTGGAATCTCAGACTCGCCTTCTTTTAATACATACGCGTGTTGCTGGCAATCTGTATTAAGGCGCAAGTAGGTAATTCCAAAATCGCAATGAAGTAAATCACCTTTTTGGATAATCTTACCTTCTGGTCTGTTTGAAAAAGATACTATGTGGCTTTCTAGTTGCTCGTTTGATCTTTGTATATCTACTGTTGGGTGAAACCATGTTTCTAGCCCCATATCTGTTACACGCTGTCGGAGATACCAAACTACATCATCTGTTGTCGTAATACCTGGAGTGACCACTTTACTACTAAAAGCATCTTCTATGATTTGATGAGTAATATCTACTAATTGCTCAAAATATTTAACTTCTAAGGCTGTGCGAGTTTCTAGCCAACCCACAGCCAGTTTCTCTGCAGATACTATTTTTTCCTTTTGCTTATCTGATAGCCTTTCTATAAACTCATTATAATCTGTACGAACAATCCCGTCTGCAAGACCGTAATTTTTAGAAAAGTTAAGGCCAATTTTTTTAGGGTTCCGATTTTCTATAATATTTAAAAGAGCCTGCCATTGGTCTGGCTGCTTCTCTTTATCCCAAGCTGAAAGTATACTTTTACCTACATTGTATCTAGCAACTGCAAGCTTTTCAATAGTGCCAGCTTCTTGATCTCTGTAAAAAACAAGGATGGTTCTTCTACGAGCATTAAGCCAAGTAGATGGTAACATTGTTTTTAATACAGGATCCTCATTATACTCTCTGGAGATCACCACCCACATATCTATATCTGATCTATCCATAAGGATTGGGAGAAGGTTATTAAAACGGTCTTCAAGAATGGAATCTACCACTTGAGCACGTTGTCTTTCTGGTAGGACTTGGCTATTTAGTAGATAAAATGGAATACAGGCAATGACTAAAATGAATTTCATAGTGAAGTTTTAATTCTCTTTAAAAATAAGATAAAAAAAATGAGCATCAGATAAGATGCTCATTTTATATTTTTAGAAACTATTCGTTCTTTTTTTTCTTTTTACGTTTTTTTCGCTTTTCTTTTTCGTATTTTTTTGACTCTTTACCAGATTCCTCTTCAATCATTATACGTTGTACTTGTTCTTCATTGAGAATACTACCAAGTGAACTTTTTAGCTTCTTCTTTTCGGCTTCGACTCCTTTTCTTTTTTCCTCTACAGGCATTTCTTTATCAAAACCTATAGCGATAAGTGACGAATAATAATCCTTAAGGTAATTTTTAAGTACTTCTTTTGTAAAAACATCAACACCTAATAAAGTTGCATACATCTCCCCTTTTTCGGAACTAAGAATATTAGCATCTGGCTTTTCTGGCTCATATGCCGCTTGATTTCCGCCTGCTCTAGGGACCGAACTTCGGCCTCTTCCACTATTTCCATAAGGACTGCCGTACCCTCGTTGTGCTTGAACAGAGAAACAAGTGAATAGTACTAATAAAATAAATATGTGTTTCATAATAAATTCTAATGGATTGCAAAAATATGTATTATAATAGAATTACAATCTTCTCAAGAATAATGCCTTAAATAATTATTTTTTTTTGAAGGTAAATGATTTCAATGATAGTTATGCTAGGCCTACTCTCAAAAGATCAGGCTAATATTGATGCTCAAAGAGCTGTTACAGTTTAGTTTTACTCTTAAAAAGGTATAATACGCTTTCGCGAAAGCGTACGAAAACTACTTTTCTTTTCCTTCTTGATAATTTTTAAGAGTTTGCCCTCGTTGTATTTTACCCGTATTTGTACGCTGAAAAGAAGATAATGAAATAACAAGTTTTGGTAATTCGAAAGGTAAAAATTTTGATTTATCTAAAAGATCCTCATCAAATGTGAAAGATTCTTCTTGTTCTACAAAAAGCACTATACGTTCTCCTAACTTGTCATCAGGTATGCTAGAAATGAAATAAGGAACTGAAATCACAGAAGCAAGTTTATATTCAATTTGTTCAGGGTATAGCTTTACACCACCACTATTTATTACATTATCTATACGACCTAACCAATTAAATTTTTTATAGGAAAGCACTTCGACCAGATCATTAGTAATGACAGGGTCTACACTAACAAAAGGTGCTTTAATAACCAAGCAACCACGAGCATCAGCGTTTACCGTAACTTTAGGTAAGACTTTAAATGGTAAAGGGACTTCTCTATTTTTTTTTGGATTGACACGACGGGCAGCTATGTGCGTCACAGTTTCTGTCATACCATAGGTCTCATACACTTTTACTTTTAACCCTTGAACTCTATGGAATAGAGGTGCAGATATTGCTCCACCGCCCACAATAAGCTTTTTTAATAAATGCAATCTCGATAAAGAATTATCTAATTGTAGCGGTGTCATGGCGCAAAAGTCATAACGCCTGTATACATTATCTATTGGGTTAGACTTGGGTTGTGTCATGTCAATATGCCAACCTAAAACCATCGCTCTCACGAGCATCATCTTTCCTGCTATGTAGTGAACAGGAAGACATAAAAGCGCTTTTGTTTTCTCTGGCAGACCAAAATAGGCACCTGTTGCTTTTGCGCTATGTACCATATGGATTTTAAAAATCTTTATTGATTTTGGAGCACCTGTAGATCCAGACGTCTGTGCAAATACATATTTTTTATCATCAAGCCACTCTAATATAAACTCTCCCACAGATTGCTCGTAGGGTTCACCTTCTTTTATAAACTCATAAGCATGATTTTTAAGAGAGGCAATTGTATAAGAATGACCGTTAAGCTTAAACTTAGGATGTACCCTCACATATTTGTCTGATAATTCAACCATATTTATGAAAGTAGCTTACCCATGTAAATTATGTGTTAGTTTACTATGATGCTTCTATTAAACTTGAGAATCATTTGTAATAGCAAGTGGAGGTGACACTTTTCCTGTAAGTTTTTCTTTCCAGTTACTCCACTTATATTTTTTTGCTAGAATTAATAAGAAGATAGGATATATTATTAATACTGGAAGTACCAGTTCTCCGCCAGTTGTTTCTGAAGCTACAGATTTAAAAAGTGCATCTGTTTGCAAAGCAGAATACTCAAACGTCAATAATGTAGCTGCAAGAAAATTATTTCCAAAGTGAAATCCTAAAGCCAGTTCTAAACCATCGTCCATCAAAGTCATTATACCTAGCAATAAACCCGTCCCAATATAAAACACCATAGTTATTGGACCTAACGCAGCAACCTCAGGGTTTGCAAAGTGAAATATCCCAAATAGAAATGAGGTTAACAATAATGGGAACCACTTGTTTCTTACCATTATTCCAACTTGCTGCATTACGTAACCTCTAAATAACCACTCTTCTAAACCTATTTGAAATGGAAATAGAATTAACCCTATGATCACAAGCGTTATAAATTTCCCAGCATCAAATTGAAGGATGTAATCTTCTGGAGTAAAATAATAGATAACAGCAAAGCTCCCTACCGTATACACGAACACCATCATAAAACTAAAAAATATTCTCCCCCAATCTATTTTTTTTCTAGCTGTAGTAAGTGTTAATATACTTCTTTTATGCAATGCCCAAACTAATAAAAATAATAAACCAAGAATAGGAACGAATACCGCGAGATTGAATGCTAAAAATAAATTCTTAGAAGGAAATAGCTGCATCATATCATCCATAGCCTTCTCAGTATCCATATCTGTAAAAATAAAAAACAATAAATTGAGAATAAAAATTCCCATTGTCATTATAGTAATGAGGATAAACTTCCAAGTTTCATTTTCACCTTTGTACGCTTGTTCTATAAACATCTAATTAAATTTAAAATCCCAATGCATTTTAGGATTGATTTGTAATGTACCATTTTTTACTTCAAGTGGTGAAGTGATATTATTTGTAAATAGACTTCCGGTTCCCAGACCTTGCGGGCCTTTTGCTTTTAGTTTATAAGTCCATTGAGCTATGGCGTTAAGTCCTATATTACTTTCTAAAGCAGAGGTGATCCACCAACCTATGTTTTCTGTCTCTGCAATATCTATCCACTGCTCACTCCCTCTAAAACCACCTATAAAACTTGGTTTAAGTATAATGTATTGGGGATTGATAGTTTGTAGAAGCAAACGCTTTTTTGTTACATCAACAACACCAATAAGTTCTTCATCAAGAGCAATAGGTACTGGTGTCGTAGCACAAAGCTCACCCATTTCTTCCCAGTGATTTACCGCTATGGGTTGTTCAATTGAATGAATATCTAAAGTGGCTAATTGTGAAAGGACTTCTTTTGCTTTCGCGAAAGCAAAACCGCCATTTGCATCTACTCGTAAGGTAATGGCATCTTTATCAAATTGATTTCTAATAGAGGAAAGTAATTTGAATTCTTCATTAAAATCAATCGCTCCAATTTTCATTTTAATACAATTAAAACCAGCCTCTAGTTTTTCATGTATCTGGTCTTTCATAAACTGCTCATCCCCCATCCAAACCAAACCATTTATTTGGATAATACCTTGGGCTTCTGTAAATTGTGATGAAAAAAGCGTAAACGGATCTGAACCTCTTAAGGATAAAAAAGCCATCTCTACGCCTGCTTGGATACTAGGGTATTCTATAAGAGCCTCCCACAGGAATTCTGGTCCTTTGTGGATGTTTGCACACGTCCACTTTAATTTTTCCTCATAATCTGGTCTATCATCATAACTAAGCCCTCTCAAAATCCCGCACTCTCCAACCCCCACACTTTCTGAGTTTTTTATGATTAAGTACCAAGTCTCTTTAGTACGTAATATACCTCGAGAAGTACCGCTAGGAGATTTAAAATTTAGAATATATTTCTTGTATTGAGCCTCTACCATAAAGTGCATATCGTATGGTAAATGTAGGAAAAACACTCATTTTAATAAGGCTACATATATTATAAATACTTCATAATTTTTCTAAAAAAACTTGAGTTACTTGTTTAGAATATGCTTTTTGGGCAGACCATTTTCGAAGTTAAATAGAAGTGACGTTATAATTCTCACTTTTCAGTCAAAATAAGACCCTGTTTTTCAGGTAATTAATGAAAAAATAATTAATCTCCAAGTTTTTAATTTAAAAATTTTTTATTATCAAAAAAAATATTAAGTTTAATAGACTCAAAAATCATTGCTATGATACTAACACCAACCAAAGGTCACTTATTGATAGCAGAACCATCTGTTCTAGGAGATGTTTCATTTAATAGGTCTGTCATATTATTAGCAAATCATAATAAGGAAGGATCTGTAGGCTTTATTCTAAACAAGCCTTTAGATGTAACTTTATGTGATTTAATTGAAGGTGTCGATTCTTGTGATATACCTATTTATAATGGAGGTCCTGTAGAGCAGGATAATATTTATTTTATCCATACGGTTCCAGAATTACTAGAAGGAAGTCAGGAAATTTCTAGCGGTATTTATTGGGGTGGTGATTTTGAAAAAGCTATTGATCTTATTTTAAATAAGAAAATAAGTACTGACTCTATCAAATTTTTCCTAGGCTATAGTGGCTGGGCTAGTCATCAATTAGAGGAGGAGCTCGAAGAGCACACTTGGGTTATACAGAAAAACACCTCTCAGGTTGAGCTACTTAAAGTAAATGATCAAGCTTTCTGGAGAGATAAGATCATAGAATTAGGTGGCTCTTACCCAATTTGGTCTAACGCCCCAGAAAATCCGCAATACAACTAAGCTAACCTTACCTTGACATTAAGCTTTTTAAGCAATTCACTTGCTACTTGATTTGTATAAGATTTCTTTCTATACTTTGTGATAGGCTGTATTCCTATAATCGTATTAGTAATAAAAAGCTCATCTGCTTTTTGAAGCTCAAATGGTGAAATACTTTCTTCTACCAAAGTATAGTCAGGTAAAAGGTTAATGATTGCAATGATCTGTTTTCTAATAATTCCTCGTAGACATCCGTCAGATAGTGGCGGTGTTTTAATTATATTTCCTTTTACCAGAAACAGATTTCCTTGTAATGCCTCTGTTATATTTTTATGATTGTTAACCAATAAGCAATTAGCATAACCATTTTCTTTTGCCCAAATACTTCCTGTAACGTGTATGAGTTTGTTTGTTGTTTTTAATGTTGACAACAGATCTGCGTTTATGTAATGATCTTTATAAAGCTCTACTTCATATGGCTCATCACTAATGGTATAAAATGGGCTTTTATGCGCTTTTGCGAAAGCAAAAAAACCTACACCATTCTCTTCTGGCATATAAGTACCTCCCCCTTTACGATACACAGTAATTCTTAAACGACACGATTTATCTTTAAAGCCCGAAGCCTCAAGCGTTTTTTTTAACTCATCTTCTAAATATTCTGGAGTAAACTCCATAGGAATCTCCATGCGAAGAATGCGCATAGCAGCCATTAATCTAAAATAATGATCCTCCCAAAATAATAGTTTACTATTTACCGCCTTAATGGTTTCAAAAACACCATCACCGTATAAAAATCCTCTATTATAGGGTTCTAAGCTTACATCTGTCTCGTCACTTAATGTTCCGTTATTGTTTACCATAAAAAAACCGCCCTTTTTTTGGGCGGTGCAAAGATATGTATATTAGAATATTTTAGACAGAACCTATGACCTGCTTAAGTTCTGATATTTGATTTTCCCAAAACATTTTTCCTTCATCTACCTCATCTTCTTCTGCAAAGTCTGTAATAATAAGGGATACGTCTTTAGTGATCTCATCTACTTGTATACGCAATTCGAAAAAATAATCCTCTCCCTCATCGTCTAACCATTGGAATCTGATACGTTCTCCACTTCTCTTTGTAAGAAGTTTTGCTTTTTCTTCACTACCATCCCAAATAAATGTATAAAATTCTCCTCTAGAGTTTACATTATCTGCAAACCACTCGCTCATACCTGATGGAGTCGCCATATATTGATATAAAAGAGATGGAGACGCATGTACTACAAACTCTATCTCGTATTTTTGTTTACTACTCATATAATTTTTATTGTTAGGGCAATATATTGAAAGATATGTCTACAGCAAAAGAAATGATTTGTTTTTATTTATTATAATCATTTTGCACAACGGTTTTAATATTTTATATTTGCACCCGCTTAAGGAAATATTTATTCTGTTAAGTGTTTCATGAAAAGTATGGCGAGGTAGCTCAGTTGGTTAGAGCGTCGGATTCATAACCCGGAGGTCGGGGGATCGTGCCCCCCTCTCGCTACAAAAAAAGGTCAATACATATTTGTATTGACCTTTTTATTTTACATCTGCTTCAAAAAAGAGTCCCCTTTTTGAAAAAATAAATCACTTCAATGACTTACCAGCAGCTTCCCAAGCGGTAACACCACCTTCTAAATCAATTATTTGTTTGAACCCTGCGTCTTTGAGTTGCTGAGCACAAAAGGCACTGCGACCTCCCTTTGCACAGTATACATATACGGGCAATTCTTTATCTAATGTTTCAACTTGCTTATCCCAATCAGGGTTTTTCATTTCAAAATGTCTAGCTCCTTCTATGTGCCCACGCTGCCACTCGCTTTCTGTGCGAACATCAATTAACTGTATGTTATCACCCTCTATGGCGCTAGCAAAAGACTGGACGCCCACTAGTTCAACATTAGAGGTTTGAGCCTTTTGCGCACTAGATGCTTCAGCCATTTTTTGAGTTTTTGAAATAGACTCTTGACAAGAGCTCAATGAAAACGCTATGATGGTAGCAACTACTAATTTAAATACTTTCATATTATGCATTTTTTTCCCATTCCATATACCCGCCTAAAAGATTGTAGGTATTTTCAAAGCCCTCTTGCTCCATAAGCATACATGCTTGTACGCTACGTTTACCAGAACGACAATAGACGTAGATATTCTTAGACTTTTCTAGTGACTTTATACCGTCAAGAAACTCTTGCCCTCCATAAATATCTATTTGCTGCGCATTCTCTATCATGCCTTCTTCTATCTCCTCATCTGTGCGCACATCCACAATAATTGCATTTGGATCGTTTGCAACTTTTTCTTTCCACTCGTTTACTGTTAAATCTACCATAATGTGTTTGCTAAGAGAAAAGATATTCAAAATTGATATTACCTCCTCTCATTGATTATTTTAAATATGTACTATGTTAATATTAATTTTGAATCTGCTACTTTTTTAATAGCCCCATACCCACCTAAAACATTCACTACTTTGTGGATTCCGTAAGATTTTGCTATAGAGGCATAAATTAATGATCTATAACCGCCTGCACAATGGATATGATATTCTTTATTACTAGTTAAATCATTTATATTAAAATGTATATTACTAAGGGCAAAATGAGGAACCTTTTCTATATGGCTTGTGTTATACTCACCTAGTTTACGAACATCTACAGGGTGCTTAATATCTTTATTTATCAAACCTTCAACAAATGCCTGCGCTGTAATCTCCTGTATTTGCTCTATAGGTTTACCAGCAGCTTCCCAGGCGGCAAAACCACCTTCTAAATATC from Dokdonia sp. Hel_I_53 carries:
- a CDS encoding nucleotide exchange factor GrpE, translated to MATEDKTQDNTVDEAAQEQFVHEAEDTSKTTQEDTTKEVQEERSELEIAQDELEKEKDKFLRLFAEFENYKRRTTKERIELYKTAGQEVIQSMLPVVDDFDRALKDFSDDKDDVHVKGMVLISNKLKETLKSKGLEEVEVKAGDAFDADQHEAITQIPAPNKKLVGKIVDVVEKGYKLGEKIIRFPKVVTGK
- a CDS encoding ABC-F family ATP-binding cassette domain-containing protein — encoded protein: MNYLSVEQVSKSFGERVLFKNISFGINKDQKIGFVAKNGSGKTSLLNIIAGLEAPDDGQVVSRKGITISFLPQEPDLDPTLSVEETIFAGDNPILKTIANYEKALLHMEDADAYQKAFDAMEAAQAWDFETKYKQILFKLKLDDMDRKVELLSGGQKKRLALAQMMLTNPDLAILDEPTNHLDLEMIEWLEDYFRTENITLFMVTHDRYFLENVCNEIVELEDGVLYNYKGNYAYYLENKEARIATFETETGKAKQLYKKELEWMRRQPKARTTKSKSRIDDFAEIKDRAHKRRNDNTVELEINMERMGSKILEFHKISKSYGDLQLLNQFEYVFKTGERIGIIGKNGTGKTTFLNIMTGAIAPDAGKVVVGETIKFGYYTQKGITIKEGQKVIDVIKEFGDHIPLKKGRTISAGQLLERFLFDRKKQYDYVEKLSGGERKRLYLCTIFIQNPNFLILDEPTNDLDVVTLNVLEQFLLDFPGCLVVVSHDRYFMDKIVDHLFVFKGDAVVEDFPGNYSDFRAYEGNLDFAKSGENKVATAILNNTTKKEDQQEVTVAKNWKEKQHAGALTYNEQKEHVKLEREIAKLEREKEDKQKDFLNPDLTQDQITEKSIKLQKIIDAIEEKEERWFELSAKAEG
- a CDS encoding O-methyltransferase, which encodes MIRDLHTVIAYLKWLPKTFHLHGIHSPFIFNLEKKVLRGISKDSIKSELLSYQKSLLNNNKTITVRDYGYGSRVFNSEKRAVRRIVKVAGATQKRRLLLQRLVHHFRPSETLELGTSLGLATTALAIENKSIVTSIEGCRETAAEAQKNIRTGPYQNVTIICDTFENGIKSLNHKTFDLIYFDGNHSKKATLAYFQKLLPTVNKKTVWIFDDIHWSPGMTQAWEEIKGNKNVTATVDCFWFGMVFFRPEQAKEDFYIRL
- a CDS encoding M24 family metallopeptidase; translated protein: MKFILVIACIPFYLLNSQVLPERQRAQVVDSILEDRFNNLLPILMDRSDIDMWVVISREYNEDPVLKTMLPSTWLNARRRTILVFYRDQEAGTIEKLAVARYNVGKSILSAWDKEKQPDQWQALLNIIENRNPKKIGLNFSKNYGLADGIVRTDYNEFIERLSDKQKEKIVSAEKLAVGWLETRTALEVKYFEQLVDITHQIIEDAFSSKVVTPGITTTDDVVWYLRQRVTDMGLETWFHPTVDIQRSNEQLESHIVSFSNRPEGKIIQKGDLLHCDFGITYLRLNTDCQQHAYVLKEGESEIPDFLEAAFKKGNRVQDILTSNFKTGNTGNEILLKSLKEGRSEGLVPSIYTHPLGLYGHAAGSTIGMWDSQDGVPGTGDYPLFENTAYAIELNTTVNIPEWKKDIRIMLEEAGFWGEQGFRYVSGRQEKIRIIE
- a CDS encoding AMP-binding protein; the encoded protein is MVELSDKYVRVHPKFKLNGHSYTIASLKNHAYEFIKEGEPYEQSVGEFILEWLDDKKYVFAQTSGSTGAPKSIKIFKIHMVHSAKATGAYFGLPEKTKALLCLPVHYIAGKMMLVRAMVLGWHIDMTQPKSNPIDNVYRRYDFCAMTPLQLDNSLSRLHLLKKLIVGGGAISAPLFHRVQGLKVKVYETYGMTETVTHIAARRVNPKKNREVPLPFKVLPKVTVNADARGCLVIKAPFVSVDPVITNDLVEVLSYKKFNWLGRIDNVINSGGVKLYPEQIEYKLASVISVPYFISSIPDDKLGERIVLFVEQEESFTFDEDLLDKSKFLPFELPKLVISLSSFQRTNTGKIQRGQTLKNYQEGKEK
- a CDS encoding CPBP family intramembrane glutamic endopeptidase; its protein translation is MFIEQAYKGENETWKFILITIMTMGIFILNLLFFIFTDMDTEKAMDDMMQLFPSKNLFLAFNLAVFVPILGLLFLLVWALHKRSILTLTTARKKIDWGRIFFSFMMVFVYTVGSFAVIYYFTPEDYILQFDAGKFITLVIIGLILFPFQIGLEEWLFRGYVMQQVGIMVRNKWFPLLLTSFLFGIFHFANPEVAALGPITMVFYIGTGLLLGIMTLMDDGLELALGFHFGNNFLAATLLTFEYSALQTDALFKSVASETTGGELVLPVLIIYPIFLLILAKKYKWSNWKEKLTGKVSPPLAITNDSQV
- a CDS encoding o-succinylbenzoate synthase, with translation MVEAQYKKYILNFKSPSGTSRGILRTKETWYLIIKNSESVGVGECGILRGLSYDDRPDYEEKLKWTCANIHKGPEFLWEALIEYPSIQAGVEMAFLSLRGSDPFTLFSSQFTEAQGIIQINGLVWMGDEQFMKDQIHEKLEAGFNCIKMKIGAIDFNEEFKLLSSIRNQFDKDAITLRVDANGGFAFAKAKEVLSQLATLDIHSIEQPIAVNHWEEMGELCATTPVPIALDEELIGVVDVTKKRLLLQTINPQYIILKPSFIGGFRGSEQWIDIAETENIGWWITSALESNIGLNAIAQWTYKLKAKGPQGLGTGSLFTNNITSPLEVKNGTLQINPKMHWDFKFN